One region of Eupeodes corollae chromosome 1, idEupCoro1.1, whole genome shotgun sequence genomic DNA includes:
- the LOC129941617 gene encoding phosphoglycerate mutase 2 — MAAKYKIVMVRHGESEWNQKNLFCGWFDANLSEKGQQEAVAAGKAVKEAGLKFDVAHTSVLTRAQVTLNNILKESGQTGIPINKTWRLNERHYGGLTGLNKSETAAKYGEDQVQIWRRSFDTPPPPMEPGHAYYDTIVKDPRYAEGPKGDEFPMFESLKLTIARTLPYWNDVIIPQLKEGKLIIIAAHGNSLRGIVKHLDNLSDDAIMALNLPTGIPFVYELDENFKPVVSMKFLGDEETVKKAIESVAAQGKAK; from the exons ATGGCTGCCAAATACAAGATTGTCATGGTCCGTCATGGAGAATCTGAATGGAATCAGAAAAATCTTTTCTGCGGTTGGTTCGATGCCAACTTGAGTGAAAAGG gaCAGCAGGAAGCAGTTGCTGCTGGAAAAGCCGTCAAAGAGGCTGGCCTCAAGTTTGATGTTGCCCACACATCTGTGTTAACCCGTGCCCAGGTTACATTGAACAACATCCTTAAGGAATCCGGCCAAACTGGAATCCCCATCAACAAGACATGGAGATTAAACGAACGTCACTACGGAGGTCTTACTGGATTGAACAAATCTGAAACTGCAGCCAAGTATGGCGAGGACCAGGTGCAGATCTGGAGACGTAGCTTTGATACTCCACCACCACCAATGGAACCAGGTCATGCCTACTACGATACCATTGTCAAGGATCCCCGCTATGCCGAAGGTCCAAAGGGAGATGAATTCCCAATGTTCGAGTCATTGAAACTCACCATTGCCCGTACTCTGCCCTACTGGAACGACGTAATCATTCCACAACTCAAAGAAGGCAAACTAATCATCATTGCTGCTCATGGTAACAGcttgcgaggaattgtcaaGCATTTGGACA actTGTCTGATGATGCCATCATGGCACTTAACCTGCCCACCGGTATTCCTTTCGTCTATGAATTGGATGAAAACTTCAAGCCTGTTGTTTCTATGAAATTCTTGGGCGATGAAGAGACAGTTAAGAAGGCTATTGAATCTGTTGCTGCCCAAGGCAAGGCCAAGTAA
- the LOC129953994 gene encoding uncharacterized protein K02A2.6-like — protein MSTSLDSVVGKLLVQQQEAAERQQHLIEKLTKLMENSSNKASQAPQQQLQAGQQEALMDVIGKSIHEFRYEPENNSTFSHWYGRYEMHFKEDAKTLPDDSKVRLLLRRLSQQVYERYADCILPRKPQELRFEDTVTELKKLFDTKESLFSIRYKCLQITKNDAEDFIAYAGKVNKQCEHFKHAAMSTNQFKCLIFIIGLNSSTYNDIRSKLLTMLDTDAEITLEKLITETQRILIVKSDSHLLEAKDTAINAVSSKKNTRNQFSSNSISDHQKVQHKRIDAPRRPCWQCGAMHFVKDCTYTQHKCNICNKQGHKDGYCACFQKQTQGDSPNTSRPNTAKPKNANNKFNSNKKQAFRQNVIKSSPHSTIHCVGNYTSDRKFVTVEISAKQIKLQFDTAADITIISKTNWIKLGRPNLQPCKRSASDASRNILPLIGMFTTQIRHKNEVKIATVYVTSLPSLNIFRIDLIEKFGYWNLPINSICNAITADMSKDLVLKEVQQKFPDVVSSKTGHCTKFQLRLELKPDSKPVYIPKRDVPYGVADLVEAELKRLENSGIITPITHSDWAAPIVVVRKPNNKIRICPDYSTGLNNCLEPNAHPIPTPDEMFAKTSNCTIFSNIDLSDAYMQFEVDDDSKKLLTMNTHKGLFLMNRLAPGSKPASGLFQRAIEIILQGIDGVAAYLDDIYIATKTLHGNYNVVMEVIKRLNDHGLTINWSKCELFKTSIKYLGHIIDANGIRPDPAKIDSIQRMPRPTNISELRSFLGAVNYYGKFISSMRQLRHPLDEMLKADTSWEWTDKCESAFKKFKEILLSDLLLTHYDPTIPIFVAADASMVGIGAQIFHKMPDGTEKVIYHVSRALTLSEKRYSQIEKEGLALVFACKKFHKMIYGRQFTLLTDHKPLLKIFGSKKGIPTHTANRLQRWALILMSYDFQIQHVSTKEFGNVDVLSRLIDGQKQQIEEDFIVAQIESEIKTILEDNIVHLPVTLNMVRKETSKDTTLLKIFNCIENGWPKSSKNLPLDVIPFFNRHETITIVDNCLMTLDRVIIPAIFQRRILKQLHRGHQGIQRMKSIARSYVYWPKIDTDIENHVKQCQNCASVAKSPTKTELSSWPVPHEPLERIHIDIGGPVRGKYYLVMVDSYSKWPEVAQITTITTTEIINQLHEFVSRYGQPKTIVSDNGTQFTSSNFKRFCDERGIQHIRTPPYHPQSNGQAERFVDIIKRALAKSYTEYSTDDKANLLVFLSQYRATPNPSASEGKSPSDCFIGRKLSTPLDLLKPKTTTDLMKNSSMEEAFNKKHGAIPRYFKAGDKVFAKTFQRNKMFWSSGVIIERIGQVLYNVLIQTNRRNQLIRSHTNQLKQRFTEDMPTVDSYPTNFEPDDIQPTTEDVSTSPNSEATRNPIERNEDELQDSTASRLEELTSPVLRRSTRIRRPPIRLDL, from the coding sequence atgtctaCATCACTTGATTCAGTGGTTGGAAAGCTTTTAGTACAGCAACAGGAGGCTGCTGAGCGCCAACAACATCTAATTGAAAAGCTCACCAAACTAATGGAAAATTCCTCCAACAAAGCTTCACAGGCACCACAGCAACAACTTCAAGCTGGACAACAAGAAGCATTGATGGATGTAATTGGAAAAAGCATACACGAGTTTAGGTATGAGCCTGAAAATAACAGCACTTTTTCACATTGGTACGGTCGCTACGAAATGCATTTCAAAGAGGATGCAAAAACGCTTCCAGATGATTCGAAAGTACGGTTGTTGTTACGTAGACTTAGTCAACAAGTTTATGAACGGTATGCAGATTGTATCTTGCCAAGAAAACCACAAGAACTTAGATTCGAGGACACAGTCACAGAACTCAAGAAGCTGTTTGACACGAAAGAATCGCTGTTCAGCATTCGCTACAAATGCttacaaattaccaaaaatgaTGCTGAAGATTTTATTGCCTATGCAGGCAAAGTAAACAAGCAATGCGAGCATTTTAAGCATGCAGCCATGTcgacaaatcaatttaaatgtttgatcTTTATAATTGGATTAAATTCATCCACTTATAATGACATTCGTAGCAAATTACTTACAATGCTTGATACAGATGCTGAAATAACACTAGAAAAATTGATCACAGAGACTCAACGAATATTGATAGTGAAAAGTGATTCGCACCTTTTAGAAGCAAAAGATACAGCCATCAATGCtgtttcttctaaaaaaaacactcgcAATCAATTTTCAAGCAACAGCATTAGTGATCATCAAAAAGTTCAGCATAAACGTATCGACGCACCAAGAAGACCATGTTGGCAATGTGGTGCCAtgcattttgtaaaagattGCACATATACACAACACAAGTGCAACATTTGTAACAAGCAAGGGCATAAGGATGGCTATTGTGCATGTTTCCAGAAACAAACACAAGGGGATTCACCTAACACCTCAAGGCCCAACACAGCAAAGCCCAAAAACGCTAACAACAAattcaacagcaacaaaaagcAAGCCTTCAggcaaaatgttataaaatcaaGTCCGCATAGCAccatacattgtgttggcaacTACACTTCGGACCGAAAGTTTGTCACAGTCGAAATATCTGCGAAGCAAATTAAACTTCAATTCGATACAGCAGCAGACATCACGattatttcgaaaacaaactgGATTAAATTGGGTCGTCCTAATCTACAGCCATGTAAGCGCAGCGCATCAGATGCATCACGAAATATACTTCCACTCATCGGCATGTTCACTACACAAATCCGGCACAAGAACGAAGTAAAAATAGCTACAGTTTATGTAACAAGTCTTcccagtttaaatattttccgaATTGacctaattgaaaaatttggctACTGGAACTTACCCATAAACTCTATTTGCAACGCAATCACAGCAGATATGAGTAAGGATTTAGTTCTCAAAGAGGTCCAGCAAAAGTTTCCGGATGTGGTTTCTTCAAAAACAGGCCACTGTACCAAATTTCAATTGCGGTTAGAGCTAAAACCTGATTCCAAGCCCGTTTACATTCCAAAAAGAGATGTTCCATATGGAGTTGCAGATCTAGTGGAAGCTGAATTGAAGAGACTAGAAAACTCTGGTATCATAACACCAATCACACACTCAGATTGGGCAGCACCTATTGTCGTGGTACGTAAACCTAACAATAAAATTCGTATCTGTCCAGACTACTCCACAGGTTTAAACAACTGCTTGGAACCAAATGCTCATCCAATTCCTACTCCGGATGAAATGTTTGCTAAGACATCAAATTGCACAATATTTAGCAACATTGACCTTTCCGATGCATACATGCAATTTGAGGTAGATGATGATTCGAAAAAACTTCTCACCATGAACACACACAAGGGACTTTTCTTGATGAATCGTTTAGCTCCTGGATCGAAGCCAGCATCCGGACTGTTTCAAAGagcaattgaaataattttgcaagGCATTGATGGAGTCGCTGCATACCTTGACGACATCTACATCGCAACAAAAACATTGCACGGGAACTACAACGTTGTTATGGAAGTCATAAAACGTCTTAATGATCATGGCCTTACCATCAACTGGTCAAAATGTGAATTATTTAAGACATCCATCAAATATCTTGGACACATAATCGATGCCAATGGAATTCGTCCAGATCCAGCAAAAATCGATTCCATTCAACGTATGCCAAGACCAACCAACATTTCTGAACTACGTTCTTTCCTGGGTGCAGTGAATTATTATGGAAAATTCATTTCTAGCATGAGACAGCTTCGACATCCGCTTGATGAAATGCTGAAAGCAGACACTAGCTGGGAATGGACCGACAAATGTGAAAGTGCcttcaagaaatttaaagaaattttactttCCGACCTACTGCTTACACACTACGATCCAACAATTCCAATCTTCGTAGCAGCAGACGCTTCAATGGTAGGCATCGGTGCTCAAATCTTCCACAAAATGCCTGATGGAACAGAAAAAGTAATATACCATGTCTCACGCGCACTCACACTTTCAGAGAAGCGTTATAGTCAAATTGAGAAGGAGGGTCTTGCTCTCGTTTTCGCATGTAAAAAGTTCCACAAAATGATTTATGGTCGTCAATTTACTCTTCTTACGGATCATAAACCGCTTCTCAAAATATTTGGTTCAAAAAAGGGTATTCCTACACACACCGCCAACCGGTTGCAGAGATGGGCTCTCATTCTTATGAGCTATGATTTCCAAATACAACATGTTTCTACAAAggaatttggaaatgttgatgTTTTGTCAAGACTCATCGATGGACAAAAGCAACAGATCGAAGAAGATTTCATAGTGGCACAAatcgaaagtgaaataaaaaccaTTCTTGAAGACAACATTGTTCACCTGCCAGTCACACTCAACATGGTACGAAAAGAAACAAGCAAAGACACTAcgcttctcaaaattttcaattgcattGAAAATGGTTGGCCAAAGTCTTCGAAGAACCTTCCTTTAGATGTCATTCCATTTTTCAACCGACATGAAACCATCACCATAGTAGATAACTGCCTTATGACATTAGATAGAGTTATTATTCCTGCCATTTTTCAACGAAGGATCCTGAAACAGCTACACAGAGGTCATCAAGGAATACAGCGCATGAAATCCATAGCACGATCATACGTTTACTGGCCCAAAATCGATACTGACATCGAGAACCATGTCAAACAGTGTCAAAATTGTGCATCCGTTGCAAAATCTCCGACAAAAACAGAACTCAGTTCTTGGCCAGTACCACATGAACCCTTGGAGAGGATTCACATAGACATCGGTGGACCAGTTCGAGGTAAATATTACTTAGTAATGGTAGATTCTTATTCCAAATGGCCAGAAGTAGCGCAAATAACGACAATAACAACAACTGAAATAATAAATCAACTACACGAATTTGTGAGCAGATATGGTCAACCAAAAACAATTGTGTCTGACAACGGTACACAGTTTACCAGCTccaatttcaaaagattttgcGATGAAAGGGGAATTCAGCATATCAGAACACCACCTTACCACCCGCAGTCCAATGGGCAAGCTGAGCGCTTTGTTGACATCATAAAAAGAGCTCTAGCTAAATCATATACCGAGTACTCCACGGATGACAAAGCAAACTTGCTTGTATTCCTTTCCCAGTATCGTGCTACACCTAATCCAAGCGCATCTGAGGGTAAATCACCGTCTGATTGTTTCATCGGTAGAAAACTTTCAACTCCTTTGGATTTATTGAAACCGAAAACAACAACAGATCTAATGAAGAATTCATCTATGGAAGAAgcattcaacaaaaaacacGGGGCGATACCAAGATACTTCAAAGCAGGTGATAAAGTATTTGCAAAGACATTCCAGCgtaacaaaatgttttggagTTCTGGTGTGATTATCGAAAGAATAGGCCAAGTGTTGTATAACGTTCTAATTCAAACAAATCGACGAAACCAATTGATAAGATCTCACACAAATCAGCTGAAGCAACGTTTTACTGAAGATATGCCTACGGTCGACTCATATCCAACAAATTTTGAGCCTGATGATATTCAACCCACTACTGAAGACGTTTCTACTAGTCCCAATTCTGAAGCAACTAGAAACCCGATTGAACGCAATGAAGATGAACTTCAAGACTCCACTGCATCAAGATTAGAAGAGTTAACCAGTCCTGTACTACGCAGGTCTACAAGGATAAGGCGTCCTCCGATTCGCCTTGATCTTTAA
- the LOC129939418 gene encoding UDP-N-acetylglucosamine transferase subunit ALG13 homolog, with translation MIQLKSVYVTVGTTKFDALIEKIFSDEVLLLLQRRGCKKITVQYGTGKAPPVNRAKNYGIAVEIYQFKFGPERTDIINSDLTIGHAGAGTCMDILKNRKPGLVVVNDTLMDNHQVELAEQLAKDSYIFQCNLSSLAKSLEVLDFEMLVPYEKGRGMPAFISHLREMMRT, from the coding sequence atgatTCAATTAAAATCAGTTTATGTGACTGTGGGGACGACAAAGTTCGACGCtctaattgaaaagatattttccgACGAAGTTCTACTGTTATTGCAGCGGAGAGGTTGCAAGAAGATTACCGTACAGTATGGAACCGGTAAAGCTCCACCGGTAAACAGAGCCAAAAACTATGGCATAGCGGTAGaaatatatcaatttaaattcgGACCAGAGCGGACAGATATAATAAATTCGGACCTGACAATTGGGCACGCCGGCGCTGGAACTTGCATGGACATTTTGAAGAACAGAAAACCCGGCTTGGTGGTGGTCAACGACACTCTAATGGATAATCATCAAGTCGAGCTGGCCGAACAACTGGCCAAAGACAGCTATATATTCCAATGTAACTTAAGTAGCTTGGCAAAGAGTCTTGAAGTGCTGGACTTTGAAATGTTGGTGCCATACGAGAAAGGACGAGGAATGCCAGCGTTCATTTCACATCTCAGAGAAATGATGAGAACGTGA
- the LOC129954013 gene encoding aminopeptidase N, translating into MVLKDMHVRENLTMDNRNTTFTTRRGCMLSFTTLILVGAIFICTLLAVSFIIYNFASCAHLVQDSENIVCTPHKPHLQPGQERSSTAGSGSNADGSDDDGEKDLDKDVRLPRSVVPEKYNISLIPHLSNNTFKFEGEVQIIVRVVEACQNITMHVTELRIAQEDVAVRKLNDNGSGSGSSSGDSLRIRKQYFVEAKQFFVIDFYEELQKDTHYEIRIKFYGDILDYLQGFYRSSHQVGNETRWLASTQFQPTDARRAFPCFDEPALKATFTLNIARPLNLSSISNMPKKEGPLRKVDNIPDYVWDNYMESLPMSTYLVAYTVSDFANLTKGSFSVWARPDAIQSAQYALIVGPKILKFLEQYFNIPYPLPKVDMIALPDFHAGAMENWGLITFREIAMLYEEGVSPTTNKQRIASVVGHELAHQWFGNLVTPTWWTDIWLNEGFASYMEYLTVDAIEPEWRTMDQFVVTELQNVFHLDAFSSSHKISVEVSNPDEINEIFDKISYAKGATIIRMMSHFLTSKVFRSGLTKYLREMAYRAAEQDDLWRFLTNEAKASGLLSNSTTVKEIMDTWTLQMGFPVLTIKKKPNSFIMQMEQKRFVYVNESSSEEANPLWWIPITYTTSKELNFENTRPITWVPKTKNFDINSKNLSTAEWYIFNIQQTGYYRVNYDAENWAAITKHLLQPSKFREIAPSNRAQLIDDAMSLARAGLINYDVALNLTTYLVHEEDHVPWKAAIVAFNFIDSMFVREGDYHLLKTYLLKLLNKVYDQVGFTDNIDEKDMLMLWKRNEILNMACHLGHQKCITDCSRHFQNWIQDPNPDMNNPISPNLRNIVYCTAIQYGTEAEWNFAFDRYMNSKVSSEQEVLLSALGCSKEPWILSRYLRRAVSGEGIRKQDVYRVFAAVSHNVVGQQIAFDYIRNHWDNIIIYLGKSMSNLNTIIKFPTKLMNTRFLLADLKSFVKNDLKETGRTIQQAVEQVQINVDWMDRNYNTIVEWLKKQEINKS; encoded by the exons ATGGTTCTAAAGGATATGCACGTACGTGAAAACCTTACTATGGACAATCGTAATACAACATTTACTACGCGACGTGGGTGCATGCTTTCATTTACAACGCTTATCCTTGTTGGAGCTATTTTCATATGCACTCTGTTGGCGGTTAGTTTTATTATCTATAACTTCGCTTCCTGCGCTCACTTGGTTCAAGATAGCGAAAATATAGTATGCACTCCACACAAACCACACTTGCAGCCAGGTCAAGAACGGAGTTCCACTGCTGGCAGTGGTAGCAATGCCGATGGCTCTGACGACGATGGGGAAAAAGACTTGGATAAAGATGTCAGATTGCCGAGGTCCGTTGTCCCAGAGAAATATAACATCTCATTAATTCCTCATCTTTCTAACAATACCTTCAAATTCGAGGGTGAAGTACAAATAATTGTGCGGGTTGTGGAAGCTTGTCAGAATATTACCATGCATGTCacagaattgagaatagcccaAGAGGATGTTGCTGTTCGAAAATTGAATGACAATGGCAGCGGCAGCGGCAGTAGTAGCGGTGATAGTCTCCGGATACGGAAGCAATATTTTGTCGAAGCAAAGCAGTTCTTTGTCATTGATTTTTATGAGGAACTACAAAAGGATACTCATTACGAGATTCGCATCAAGTTCTATGGGGACATACTGGACTATTTACAAGGATTCTATCGCAGTTCCCATCAAGTGGGCAACGAAACAAG GTGGCTTGCCTCGACTCAATTCCAGCCAACAGATGCCCGAAGAGCGTTTCCTTGTTTTGATGAACCAGCTCTTAAGGCTACCTTCACGTTGAATATTGCGCGCCCATTGAATCTGTCATCGATATCAAACATGCCAAAGAAAGAGGGACCATTGAGGAAAGT CGATAACATTCCAGATTATGTTTGGGACAACTATATGGAGTCTCTTCCAATGTCAACATATTTAGTAGCTTATACTGTCTCGGATTTTGCAAATCTTACCAAAGGAAGCTTTTCCGTCTGGGCACGGCCTGATGCTATACAATCTGCCCAATACGCTCTTATTGTTGGacctaaaatattaaaatttctagAACAATACTTTAACATTCCATATCCATTACCAAAAGTTGATATGATAGCATTGCCAGATTTCCATGCCGGTGCCATGGAAAATTGGGGTCTGATTACATTCAGAGAAATCGCCATGCTCTATGAAGAGGGTGTTTCTCCAACAACCAACAAACAACGGATAGCATCTGTTGTTGGCCATGAATTAGCTCACCAATGGTTTGGAAATTTAGTAACACCAACATGGTGGACTGACATTTGGTTGAATGAAGGTTTCGCAAGTTACATGGAATATCTGACAGTTGATGCTATTGAACCTGAATGGAGGACCATGGATCAGTTTGTTGTAACTGAATTGCAAAATGTCTTCCATTTGGATGCATTTTCGTCATCGCATAAAATTTCCGTTGAAGTTTCTAATCCCGATGAGATAAATGAAATTTTCGATAAAATCTCATATGCCAAAGGTGCTACGATTATCCGGATGATGAGTCATTTCTTAACATCCAAAGTCTTTCGATCGGGACTTACGAAATATTTGAGAGAAAT GGCATACCGTGCTGCTGAACAGGATGATCTTTGGAGGTTCCTTACCAATGAAGCGAAGGCAAGTGGTTTGCTAAGCAATTCAACAACTGTTAAAGAAATCATGGACACCTGGACCTTACAAATGGGTTTCCCAGTGTTAACAATTAAGAAGAAACCAAATTCGTTTATCATGCAAATGGAACAGAAGAGGTTTGTCTATGTGAACGAAAGCAGTTCTGAAGAAGCAAACCCCTTGTGGTGGATTCCAATTACTTACACAACATCCAAGGAATTAAACTTTGAGAACACACGGCCCATTACATGGGTTCCAAAAACCAAGAACTTTGATATTAACAGCAAGAACCTTTCCACCGCTGAATGGTACATATTTAATATTCAGCAAACTGGTTACTATCGGGTGAACTACGATGCAGAGAACTGGGCGGCAATTACAAAGCATTTATTACAACCATCGAAGTTTAGGGAAATTGCTCCATCAAATCGGGCTCAGTTAATTGATGATGCAATGAGTCTAGCTCGAGCTGGACTTATAAACTACGATGTAGCCTTGAACTTAACTACATATCTTGTCCATGAAGAGGACCATGTACCTTGGAAGGCTGCTATTGTGGCTTTTAACTTTATTGATTCAATGTTTGTGCGAGAGGGGGACTATCATCTCTTAAAG ACGTATCTATTGAAGCTTCTCAACAAAGTGTACGATCAAGTTGGATTCACTGATAATATTGATGAGAAGGATATGCTTATGCTTTGGAAGCGTAATGAGATCCTGAACATGGCTTGTCATTTGGGACATCAGAAATGCATTACCGACTGTAGCAGACATTTCCAAAACTGGATACAAGATCCTAATCCAGATATGAATAATCC GATCTCACCAAATCTACGAAATATCGTTTATTGCACAGCAATTCAATATGGAACCGAAGCAGAGTGGAACTTTGCCTTCGATCGTTATATGAACTCAAAAGTCTCCAGTGAACAGGAAGTTCTATTAAGTGCCCTTGGATGTTCCAAAGAACCATGGATTCTTTCTCGTTATCTAAGAAGGGCTGTTTCTGGAGAGGGTATTCGTAAACAAGACGTGTATCGAGTTTTTGCTGCAGTTTCTCATAATGTGGTGGGACAACAAATCGCTTTCGATTACATTCGGAATCATTGGGATAACATTATAATATA cctTGGAAAGTCAATGTCCAATCTAAACACGATCATCAAGTTCCCAACAAAACTCATGAACACTCGATTCCTTTTGGCTGACTTGAAGAGTTTTGTGAAGAATGATCTAAAGGAAACAGGTCGCACCATCCAACAGGCTGTTGAACAGGTTCAAATAAATGTCGATTGGATGGATCGCAATTACAACACAATTGTTGAATGGCTCAAGAAACAAGAgattaacaaaagttaa